The Oncorhynchus tshawytscha isolate Ot180627B linkage group LG30, Otsh_v2.0, whole genome shotgun sequence genome includes a region encoding these proteins:
- the LOC112249869 gene encoding glycine receptor subunit alpha-4-like produces MLSLVPWMVWVSSVCFLQGRPGSCKEIKLPSRVGKAPSPSDFLDKLMGRTSGYDARIRPNFKGPPVNVTINLFINSFGSITETTMDYRLNVFLRQQWNDPRLAYKEYPDDSLDLDPSMLDSIWKPDLFFANEKGANFHEVTTDNKLLRIFQDGNVLYSIRLTLILSCPMDLMNFPMDIQTCSMQLESFGYTMNDLCFQWLDIGPVQVADDLMLPQFVLKEEKDLGYCTKHYNTGKFACIEVKFHLERQMGYYLIQMYIPSLLTVILSWVSFWINMDAAPARVGLGITTVLTMTTQSSGSRASLPKVSYVKAIDIWMAVCLLFVFAALLEYAAVNFVSRQHKEFFRLRKRIKEQQRQRTQRSGSGESSQVKGNNLPGNNSSQGTLPGPQQCSVCAREQELVEQSQAYFLHSYGVAGDAPPEMDAPIFQALPHGFPLYDIRKQFVDRAKRIDTISRAVFPLSFLCFNVFYWLTYKVLRNEAIRATL; encoded by the exons ATGCTTTCACTGGTCCCATGGATGGTATGGGTCTCGTCTGTCTGCTTTCTACAAGGCAG GCCTGGGTCCTGTAAGGAGATTAAGCTACCTAGCAGGGTAGGGAAGGCCCCTTCCCCATCTGACTTTCTGGATAAACTTATGGGAAGGACATCTGGGTATGACGCCCGCATTAGACCCAACTTCAAAG GTCCTCCTGTGAATGTCACCATTAACCTCTTCATCAACAGCTTTGGATCCATCACAGAAACCACAATG GATTATCGTCTCAATGTGTTTCTACGTCAACAATGGAATGACCCGCGACTGGCCTATAAGGAGTACCCTGATGACTCTCTGGACCTGGATCCTTCCATGTTGGACTCCATCTGGAAACCTGACCTTTTCTTTGCCAATGAAAAGGGGGCAAACTTTCACGAAGTCACCACAGACAACAAACTGCTGCGGATATTCCAAGATGGGAATGTCCTCTACAGTATCAG GTTAACTCTGATCCTGTCCTGCCCCATGGATCTGATGAATTTCCCCATGGACATTCAGACGTGCTCTATGCAGCTGGAAAGCT TTGGCTACACCATGAATGACCTGTGTTTCCAGTGGCTGGACATTGGTCCTGTCCAGGTTGCTGATGACCTGATGCTTCCTCAGTTTGTGTTGAAGGAGGAGAAAGACTTGGGCTACTGCACCAAGCACTACAACACAG GTAAATTTGCCTGCATTGAAGTAAAGTtccacctggagagacagatgggCTACTACCTGATCCAGATGTATATCCCCAGCCTGCTAACCGTTATCCTCTCCTGGGTCTCCTTCTGGATCAACATGGATGCCGCCCCAGCTAGAGTGGGCCTTGGTATCACCACAGTGCTCACCATGACAACCCAAAGCTCTGGGTCCAGGGCATCCCTGCCTAAG GTGTCTTATGTGAAGGCCATTGATATCTGGATGGCTGTGTGTCTTCTTTTTGTGTTCGCTGCACTGCTGGAGTATGCAGCAGTAAACTTTGTTTCACGGCAGCACAAAGAGTTCTTCAGACTGAGGAAAAGGATCAAAGAACAACAGCGGCAGAGAACT CAGAGAAGTGGAAGTGGGGAGAGCAGCCAAGTGAAAGGTAACAACTTGCCAGGCAACAACTCCTCCCAGGGGACCCTGCCTGGCCCTCAGCAATGCAGCGTCTGTGCCAGG GAGCAGGAGCTGGTGGAGCAGAGCCAAGCCTATTTTCTCCATAGTTATGGAGTAGCAGGCGATGCACCACCAGAGATGGACGCCCCGATCTTTCAGGCCTTACCTCATGGGTTCCCACTGTATGACATCCGCAAGCAGTTTGTAGATCGGGCAAAAAGGATCGACACCATATCTAGGGCTGTGTTCCCTCTGAGTTTTCTCTGCTTCAATGTTTTCTATTGGCTCACCTACAAAGTGCTGCGGAATGAAGCCATCCGAGCTACTCTGTGA
- the LOC112250266 gene encoding 60S ribosomal protein L36a: protein MVNVPKTRRTYCKKCKKHQTHKVTQYKKGKDSLYAQGKRRYDRKQSGYGGQTKPIFRKKAKTTKKIVLRLECVEPNCRQKRMVPIKRCKHFELGGDKKRKGQVIQF from the exons ATG GTAAACGTACCGAAGACCCGCAGGACTTATTGCAAGAAATGTAAGAAACATCAAACTCACAAAGTTACCCAGTACAAGAAGGGGAAGGATTCTCTGTATGCACAGG GCAAAAGGAGATATGACAGAAAGCAATCTGGTTATGGTGGCCAGACCAAGCCTATTTTCAGAAAGAAG GCTAAAACTACAAAGAAGATCGTGTTGAGGCTGGAGTGTGTGGAGCCCAACTGTCGGCAAAAGAGAATGGTGCCCATCAAGAGATGCAAACACTTTGAACTGGGAGGAGACAAGAAGAGAAAG GGCCAGGTCATCCAGTTTTGA